GGCTCTGCAGCAGCGGCGGCTGCAGCGGCAGCCTCAGGAGGAGCGGGGGCGGACAACTCCGCGGAGCACTCCGACTACAGAGCCAAGCTGTCCCAGATCAGACAGATCTACCACACAGAGCTAGAGAAGTACGAACAGGTGAGAAGATTATAGACCTGACTGGGCATAAGAACACCAgatatctgtttttgtctcGCCACATGCTGTTTGAAATTCAACAGAACACACGTTGGTATcctcaaattaattaaaatatacaatgatataaaagagagaaaagctgcaaatccttacatttgcTAGGCTGTAAATAGCAAATGTCTGTGACATTTCTActtcataaataatttaaacaagCAACTGATTATCACAAGTATTAgtgaataattttctgtcagccGACTAATTGATTGATCAGCTTGTTGTTTCCGCACTTCTAGGATTATTTGTGCATTCAGAGCCACAAAAGACACAATACAATTCATGGGCTGAGTTCACAGAATACAACATCAAGACACAGTCCATTAGAAAAAGATAACAACATGTAAAACAATAGACTGGTAAAGCGTGGGGTTGCTCTCCACCAATACTTGATATGAGTGTgagaaagcaaaaatgaaataaaataaatcaactgaTATTGTGTAAAATCCGTGGATTTTCCCCAAATCAGTGTATTTTACTACATCACTTCATGTTTGTTGACTTCACGGTCAACCACTCGGACACGTGTTCAATTCGTCGATCAGCAATAATCAGGTGATTTGCCAGTACTTGACACCACTCTAGGCATTTCATGATACACAACCAAAAGATGTAGTCACAACACAGAGTCCACGGCTGTGTCAACATGGATTTCACAGACTGTTCATCATTGCTTAGCTGCCCACTTCTCATTTGCTCTCCTGAACTCTTTAATCCAGGCTTTTATTCTTCGCCGTGGCAGACAAAGCCTTAAATCAGGTGGCAGCCCTTGTAGATTCAAAATATTTCGTCAATATAAATCACTGGTAGTAAGTATTCACTTTAGATGGTTTTCACCCCGGCATCATCCATCATATGCAgtatgttgtgtgtctgtgtgtaatcCAAGTATAGTCTTGAAAGTCTGTTGGGGCGGGGGGGCTATTTCCTCTCATTGCCTTGATAACCAATGCATTTCAAGACAATAGCATCCCTTTCAGAAGAATGTGAGTAAGACAGATGAACACGTGgatagacagacacagacatagcCTGACACAGCTAAATCCAGAGAGAGATCgacaggaggagaagaaatgaaGAAGAGACGGCAGTAAGAGACACAGAGTCGGAGTGTAATATCGTGGCAGATTCACGCCTGGTGTCACACAGGGGGAATGAATGAAACGTTGTGGCATGTTTGTCTCTCAGGGTGGCTATGCtctgaaagtgtgtgtctgagaagGGAACAGCTGTCATTGGTTCCTCTCAACATACTGCCATCACCActtccattaaatatgaaatatatcaGCGCTTATATTCCCCCTTGGCTGTATGAGAAAGCTGGCCCCCGAACTACATTAAGCAAAGAgttggattttaatttttttagacTTCCTTCATCTGTGGATTTTAAATACTGCATTTaccctgtgtgtttgcagacgTGGCTTTCTGTAATGGTGCACTTGCGATGGCTGTGTTGACAAATCAAGGTCCTATTCACAGGTTTATTGACCTTAGGGGAAGTGTTTTGGTGCCTTTTTGACTCATTCCTCTGCGCGTATTCTCCCTACAGGCATGTAACGAGTTCACCACTCATGTGATGAACCTGCTGCGGGAGCAGTCACGCACACGGCCAATCTCACCCAAAGAGATCGAACGCATGGTGAGCATCATCCACCGCAAGTTCAGCTCCATCCAGATGCAGCTCAAACAGAGCACCTGCGAGGCCGTCATGATCCTGCGCTCCCGCTTCCTTGATGCCAGGTGTGTGTCCTTGTATACATGTGTCTGTTGAAACCATGCACTGTACTACGCTCCATGCTCCAAATAACCTCCCAATTTACCAACATTTTAAATACCTCATCATGTGCTTCCCTCTCAGCCTCATATCCATATGAATGGCTGATGTAGGAGGCCTATCATGCTACAAGCATGTTGTCACATGCTGTTTTGCAACTTACCACACACACTGGGCCGGTTTGCATCTACGGATGCCATTTGGACCAGCACACCCAGTAACACTGGCCAATAAGAGTTCCCTGCGTGCTCCACAACgccatttcccttttttaatgTAATCGCTTGTTCCTTTTGATGCGTGCTTTGGATTTGCATACATTTCTCCAAGGATAAATCTCACTCAAAGTCTGAGTTGGAGgcataacatttaaatgaagcaTGCGCTCCCTTACAAAGCTCCCTATCCATTCTCTTGCAAATGATTGTGGTGGTGCTGCAGCGaggggaagggagaggaagaggaaagctTTCACTGGTTGAGAGGCACTACCATGCTCAGCTCTGCTGATTAATCTACTGGCTGCTGGAGCCCATGCTGTGCACATTTACATATTCTCAAGCTGGCTTTTGGAGTGTGGGACAGAGATTTTAGAACAAATCTCCTCACCGGTGGATACATGCAAAGAGATTTTACAGGGTTCCCCTCCAGCTTATGCAAAGCCTTCTTTAGATGTGGCACATGCAGACATGACCTGATAAGGTGCAGAATATAGAGGGTCAGTCAACTCATGGGCATCAGCATTTGATATCTGTCTGCCTTATGGTGttgtatttgggtttttttgcagGGTTCATTTTCTTATACACACCTTGAAAAATATGTAGTGGTATTTCTTGTTTGATCAATTAAGCTTTGTTTCTGTGCTGCCATGCATTTTTAACATCCTGGGATATTGAGGTTTTACTGTATTATCTGCATACAAGTCAAACTTATTCTACAACAAAAAGGGGggtaatatttttttagttttagtacCAAAACCAACTtgcttttaaagcttttaatttttttttttattaatggaaGTCACGACCATGTATATCAACgaactctgcagttcctctaaGCTCTATGgaacattttagcatctttcagttcattgttttggttttatggcctacaactttaatgttttggttcaggcTCACTGCCCTGGTCAGCCTTATTTCCGGACGCAGCGTGCAGCTATTTCTGTGAAGAAGCTCCAATACACCCACTGTAGACTACCTACACAGCAcccaacagcagacagacgaAGTTAGCAACTAGATGATGGACACAGTGGagcttttagcagctaaataaccagatatttttccttttgtgtgaGCAAAAGCagctaaaatacattttaaaattgtcaaaGTTAGGATTTAAATCAGCAACTATCGAGTACACATGATCACAAATCAAGCCAGTCAACCTTCTGTACTTGATACTGAAATAGTATTGAGGTTTGATACTGTACAAATAGTTTTTGCCATCTTTTATCAAAAACTAATTCTTTACTCGGTtcatactttaaaaaaacataatttccatATATCAGAATATCTAGTTTGCACACATTGCTATTAAaccttttttatattaacatacAGGCTGTGAATCTTTATGATCCGTCAACAATTAATAGTAGATATTGACTTCATTATTATGACCTTCTATGTGCTATTGTTGCTTCTGCTAGTGCTTTTTTCAGTAGCTCATAAATAGAGCTGAAGTGAATCAATTCTGGGCCAAATTGTTCTCTGGAGTCCTGACAAAGTGTCTCACAGTAAAAATGTAGCTAAATTGAAAGTTTTTAGTGTGGCTGAGGTTCGACCAAAGCAAGACCACTGAGACCTAAAGAGACCACATCATTTGAAGACTGGTATACAGTCAAGCTAACATCTTGAGTTCTGGGCTTGAGTTAAATGTTTAGCAAAGTCAGACTGCCAAAATGTCACTTTTGGAGCATGAGTGAAGGCCATGTTTACAGATGAGTCCAGCTTTGTGGCTGAATTCATGCATTCCTATGTTGTTATGACTGACATAAACTGGgttcaattctttttttaactcttgCTCTCCTTGCAGACGAAAAAGACGAAACTTCAACAAGCAGGCAACAGAAATCCTGAACGAGTATTTCTACTCACACCTCAGTAACCCCTACCCCAGCGAAGAGGCTAAAGAAGAGTTGGCAAAGAAGTGCGCCATCACAGTGGCCCAGGTACACCACAGATCACTGCCACCCACACCACACCACCTGTAGGAAAACTACTTTACACAGAGCAGTGAGACAAACTCGACTTTTATTCTGAAGAAGCAACTGTAAGCATCTTGGCAAGTAACCTAATAATACGTTTTTGACTGTCATGAGTACAGACAGGTCCTCTAATCTTTTAGCAGTACCTTTCATTGAGACAACAAAGGACTCAAAGTATAAATATGCCATGTCATAAGTTTGTAGTCTCATAAATCAAACCAGACTAAGCTATTTTTGACCAGTGACCGTGTTTCTACTGAAGTAATACAAGATAAAGAAAACACTAATGTCATAGTTCTTATCTCTTCATATAGCGAATCAAATtttatacaatataatatacaaCAACCAGAATATACAACGTCCAGTAAAAGTACGTCTGTGAATTGTGACACAAAAATGGACACAATGGATATAAATGTAATCagttgttttaataatttaaaatttaataaaagatatAGTATTTAATTTCCTTTACCTTGTTTCatattgttataaaaatgtatgggttttttttgttactgatcaaaaataaaactttgagcTCTGGTTACTTGTGATTggcatttgtcattattttttgaaGTTATTGACAAAACTTTTAATTgactgataaaaaacaaaaggttaacAGGTTTATCAACTCTGAAACTTGTGGTTTAAACTTTATATAGAAGTAATTAGCAAAGCCCTCACGTAGTGAAAATTAGCACTGCAGTCTTTGAGGGCATGAGCAGTGTAATGATAAATAACTAGAAAATCTTATACTACCTTAACCAACATTGAAAAACATTGAGATGTTGGTTCCAGTGATGCTTACaagtcaaaagtaaaatattttggcaccttgttttttcatctttgcaTTCTAGCGCCCAAGTTGTTTCTATCCTGTGAGAATTGATAATAAGGAAAGCAATGACAACGCCAAGGtaaacagcagtttgtgttttgaatcCATCATTTGGGAAtggattgttttctcaattggTTTCATTAATTTCTACCAAATGATTTGAGGATGCATCTGGGCCTGATTGTGGAAGCTGCTCAGCGGCTGAATGATTTGTAGAGTTTCCGTTTCTTGGCCATAATAAAGGAGAATGTTTACCTACTCTGTGTATTGGAAACTTTGCAGGAttgatttggttttcattttaatgttgtttatcATTAGCACTGGGATTACCCCCGTGGCTTCATCTGGGAGTCCATTAGCCGTAATGGGTGTTAGCGGATGTTGACTGATTGGTGCTTGCGTGAGTTCTGATGATAGCTGCAGTCATGGTGACATAATGAGACTGTTATTGGCAATCATTCCATTCTGGCACTAATGCAGATTCACAGCACCAGTCTATGTAGCGCCTACCTCTGACAGAAGCTCTCTGCAGTGTTACATGTGCCATTAAGGTCAAGCGAGCCAAACACTACCATGATTTCTCTGAGATGCTCTGTATGTTAAGATTTCATGTGAATTAAACTACATTCTCTTGTTTGTCTGCTCAGGTTTCCAACTGGTTTGGGAATAAAAGAATCAGATACAAGAAAAACATTGGTAAGTTCCAAGAAGAAGCCAACATGTACGCTGCGAGAACTGCCGTGAATGCGGCTAATGCATCCTCACATGGAAGCCAAGCAAATTCACCCTCAACTCCAAACTCTGCAGGTGAGACAGGAAGTCCCTGGCTCTGCTCAGCTATTAGACATGTACCTCCTCTCTGTGCATTACTACAACTAAGCAACTATGGCAGATCATCAATTTGAGGCTATTAAATACTGGTGCTGGTGATATTTAAGGAATGAAAGAATTAGGAGTAGCAAAAAGGCAGTTCTTGTACAAGGAACCTATCACCAGGTAATGCACCGTAATTATATTGAACAGGTTAAACTTCTCTCCTTTACAAGTACAACTACCCTTCTAAAGCAAAGCTGTGTCAGAGTTTAGCCAACCATGCCAAGTCTCCATATTCTGACTGTCCTTTTGTCTTCATCTGAATTCATCAATATGCTTCATGTATGACTAATTAAATCTGTACTCATTATGTTCTACTCCacaagtctggtgatattctatatttttgatttttgtcaaCTAGTtgtgtaaaaaggcaaaaccaacaatgaatagATCCCACTAACACATATTGTGTATGTAACCAAAGCTTGATATACCTATCtctattgttgtccaaaaactattaaacacacacacacacacacacacacacacacacacacacgcacacacacacgctgtagttattaatataatattgaGTTTTTCCATATACGCCGTCCTGATTCTGTAAATACTGtgtagagcaccaaatgtgtatcaATCCCTGGATGAAAAAAGTCCCCCATTTTCAAAGATTTACATCATTGGTAGGAACAGAGtcagtgccacagacaggggagtcagaaagtattgagacaaacacacagatagttttggtaattaattagtaaaaaaggtaataaataaagtaatataaaatacagagtAATGCCAGACGTATCTTTTAAAACTACTATCCAGTATTTTGAGAACTGTCTGTATATGCTATCTGACTTGCGTTTAGCCTTACAAGGAGGGGGAAATAGCAATTTTACAcctataaaaagtaaaatatgtacCCTTAAGCCATTAAAAATCTGTCCCTTTtctattttatatactgtttaaCCAAGTAGTCACCAAATTaatccaaccccccccccccaagataGTTTGTTGCTGgagtgttttttcatttttgcaggGGCTACGATAACAGTTTCCCACTGCTTCCAGTAATAAGCTAACGTTAGGCTAAACACATCCTAATCATACTCTGTACTTTAACTTGTATTTGACTCTGGATAAAACAGCATGCAGGTGCATTTCTCATAATAGTGGAATGCTTTTTCCGTTCCTCTTCCTGGTTTTAGAGTTATCCATTAATAACCTCTCAAGAGTACTAATATGCAAATTACTTGCTTATTTGTATGTTTGCTGGTAAAAACTTATACTCGACACAAGCACCTCTTATGTTGGGTTACAGCTGCAGCTTTTCTGTCCTCTTGTGTCAATAAGTTTCATCTTAGATCCGTTCCTCTGATCTAACGCCGCCTGTCTGGCTGCTAGCTAACTGCATGGTGCTCCTCCAGGCTGTTGCCTGGACGGGCCTACTTGCTTGGCCtgcttgctctctgtctctctgtgattCGACTGCTCCCTGTCTCCTTTCAGGTTCTGCTGGCTCTTTTAACATGTCAAACTCCGGGGACTTGTTCATGAGCGTGCAGTCTCTCAATGGGGACTCGTACCAGGGGGCTCAGGTGGGAGCCAACGTACAGTCACAGGTAGGGCCCTTAGCAGCACAGTAGATACTACAGGGACAGGCTCGCTCCCTTTCCAACAGACCTTTTTCTCAATGGAGTTTTTGAAATACACAGGTGTAACTAA
This genomic interval from Xiphias gladius isolate SHS-SW01 ecotype Sanya breed wild chromosome 6, ASM1685928v1, whole genome shotgun sequence contains the following:
- the LOC120790844 gene encoding pre-B-cell leukemia transcription factor 1 isoform X2; the encoded protein is MDEQPRLMHSHTGVGMAGHPGLPQHMQEGTGGTDGDGRKQDIGDILQQIMTITDQSLDEAQARKHALNCHRMKPALFNVLCEIKEKTVLSIRGAQEEEPPDPQLMRLDNMLLAEGVSGPEKGGGSAAAAAAAAASGGAGADNSAEHSDYRAKLSQIRQIYHTELEKYEQACNEFTTHVMNLLREQSRTRPISPKEIERMVSIIHRKFSSIQMQLKQSTCEAVMILRSRFLDARRKRRNFNKQATEILNEYFYSHLSNPYPSEEAKEELAKKCAITVAQVSNWFGNKRIRYKKNIGKFQEEANMYAARTAVNAANASSHGSQANSPSTPNSAGSAGSFNMSNSGDLFMSVQSLNGDSYQGAQVGANVQSQVDTLRHVISQTGGYSEGLTANQMYSPQGINANGGWQDAPTPSSVTSPTEGPGSVHSDTSN
- the LOC120790844 gene encoding pre-B-cell leukemia transcription factor 1 isoform X3, which produces MDEQPRLMHSHTGVGMAGHPGLPQHMQEGTGGTDGDGRKQDIGDILQQIMTITDQSLDEAQARKHALNCHRMKPALFNVLCEIKEKTVLSIRGAQEEEPPDPQLMRLDNMLLAEGVSGPEKGGGSAAAAAAAAASGGAGADNSAEHSDYRAKLSQIRQIYHTELEKYEQACNEFTTHVMNLLREQSRTRPISPKEIERMVSIIHRKFSSIQMQLKQSTCEAVMILRSRFLDARRKRRNFNKQATEILNEYFYSHLSNPYPSEEAKEELAKKCAITVAQRPSCFYPVRIDNKESNDNAKVSNWFGNKRIRYKKNIGKFQEEANMYAARTAVNAANASSHGSQANSPSTPNSAGGYPSPCYQSDRRIQ
- the LOC120790844 gene encoding pre-B-cell leukemia transcription factor 1 isoform X4, with amino-acid sequence MDEQPRLMHSHTGVGMAGHPGLPQHMQEGTGGTDGDGRKQDIGDILQQIMTITDQSLDEAQARKHALNCHRMKPALFNVLCEIKEKTVLSIRGAQEEEPPDPQLMRLDNMLLAEGVSGPEKGGGSAAAAAAAAASGGAGADNSAEHSDYRAKLSQIRQIYHTELEKYEQACNEFTTHVMNLLREQSRTRPISPKEIERMVSIIHRKFSSIQMQLKQSTCEAVMILRSRFLDARRKRRNFNKQATEILNEYFYSHLSNPYPSEEAKEELAKKCAITVAQVSNWFGNKRIRYKKNIGKFQEEANMYAARTAVNAANASSHGSQANSPSTPNSAGGYPSPCYQSDRRIQ
- the LOC120790844 gene encoding pre-B-cell leukemia transcription factor 1 isoform X1 — translated: MDEQPRLMHSHTGVGMAGHPGLPQHMQEGTGGTDGDGRKQDIGDILQQIMTITDQSLDEAQARKHALNCHRMKPALFNVLCEIKEKTVLSIRGAQEEEPPDPQLMRLDNMLLAEGVSGPEKGGGSAAAAAAAAASGGAGADNSAEHSDYRAKLSQIRQIYHTELEKYEQACNEFTTHVMNLLREQSRTRPISPKEIERMVSIIHRKFSSIQMQLKQSTCEAVMILRSRFLDARRKRRNFNKQATEILNEYFYSHLSNPYPSEEAKEELAKKCAITVAQRPSCFYPVRIDNKESNDNAKVSNWFGNKRIRYKKNIGKFQEEANMYAARTAVNAANASSHGSQANSPSTPNSAGSAGSFNMSNSGDLFMSVQSLNGDSYQGAQVGANVQSQVDTLRHVISQTGGYSEGLTANQMYSPQGINANGGWQDAPTPSSVTSPTEGPGSVHSDTSN
- the LOC120790844 gene encoding pre-B-cell leukemia transcription factor 1 isoform X5, which translates into the protein MDEQPRLMHSHTGVGMAGHPGLPQHMQEGTGGTDGDGRKQDIGDILQQIMTITDQSLDEAQARKHALNCHRMKPALFNVLCEIKEKTVLSIRGAQEEEPPDPQLMRLDNMLLAEGVSGPEKGGGSAAAAAAAAASGGAGADNSAEHSDYRAKLSQIRQIYHTELEKYEQACNEFTTHVMNLLREQSRTRPISPKEIERMVSIIHRKFSSIQMQLKQSTCEAVMILRSRFLDARRKRRNFNKQATEILNEYFYSHLSNPYPSEEAKEELAKKCAITVAQRPSCFYPVRIDNKESNDNAKVSNWFGNKRIRYKKNIGGYPSPCYQSDRRIQ